In Mixophyes fleayi isolate aMixFle1 chromosome 4, aMixFle1.hap1, whole genome shotgun sequence, the following proteins share a genomic window:
- the LOC142150653 gene encoding histone H3-like produces the protein MARTKQTARKSTGGKAPRKQLATKAAHKSAPATGGVKKPNRYRPGTVALREIRRYQKSTELLIRKLPFQRLVREIAQDFKTDLRFQSSAVMALQEASEAYLVGLFEDTNLCAIHAKRVTIMPKDIQLARRIRGERA, from the coding sequence ATGGCCAGGACCAAGCAGACCGCCCGCAAATCTACTGGAGGGAAAGCTCCTCGCAAGCAGCTGGCAACTAAAGCCGCCCATAAGAGCGCCCCAGCTACCGGCGGCGTGAAGAAGCCGAATCGTTACCGTCCAGGAACTGTTGCTCTCCGAGAGATCCGCCGCTACCAGAAATCCACTGAGCTGCTGATCCGCAAGCTGCCCTTCCAGCGTCTGGTGCGGGAGATCGCCCAGGACTTCAAGACCGACCTGCGCTTCCAGAGCTCGGCAGTCATGGCCCTGCAAGAGGCCAGCGAGGCTTACCTGGTGGGGCTCTTCGAGGACACCAACCTCTGCGCCATCCACGCCAAGAGGGTAACCATCATGCCCAAGGATATCCAGCTGGCCCGCAGAATCCGCGGGGAGAGGGCATAA